The Rhodopirellula halodulae DNA segment AACCCCCTGGGTCCACGGCGGATGCGTGGGCGCGACCGGGCAAGTTCGATTTTTCAACGGGACATCGCCTTGTTTTCGTTGTTTGGTTCCGGACGCTCCCAATCCCGGCGACGTGGCCACCTGCGACACAGCCGGGGTGATCGGTCCGGCAACGCATTTGATTGCCAGCCTGCAATCCGCCGAAGCACTGAAGTTCCTATCGGGTGCCGCTCAGGCGACCAACAGCAAGGTTCTCTCAGTGGACTTGTGGCGGAATCAATTTCGAGCATTCGCGATTGACGAAGGATTGTCGTCGCAGTGCCCCGCCTGCTACGGTGGTCGATACGACTTTTTAAACTCAGCCGAGGCTGGGACGTCCCAAGGCGAAACACTTTGTGGTCGCAACGCGGTCCAAATTCCCGGCGGAACCAGAAAGATTGACTTAGCGAAAATGGTGGAACGTTGGACCGCGATCGCTCCCGTGCAATCGACGCGTTTTTTCACGCGTTTGAAACTCCCCGACGACCAAACACTCACGCTTTTCCGAGACGGCCGAGCGGTGATCAGCGGTGTTCGAGACATCCCGCACGCACGCTCAATCTACGATCGCTACGTCGGGTCGTAGCCCGCAACGCCCCACACAAATCCCGTAGCGTAATTCGTCAAGAATTTCGTTCGCCACCCGCTCAGCACCGCTCACGCTGGCACACTCGCCTGGCGAGTCCAAGCCTACGATTGTTCGGGAGCGGGGTATTTGATCGCGTTGCGGATCATCTTGGCCTTCAATGTGGTTGCCAAGTCGATGTCCAACTTATTGGCGATCGCAAGCAGATACGCCAAACAATCCGCGACTTCTTCGCCGACGTCGTGACGTTTCTGCGGATCATTCATCACACCGGCGGCTTCTTCAGGAGTCAGCCACTGGAAATGCTCCATCAGCTCCGCAGTCTCGATCGCCAGTGACATCACCAAGTTCTTTGGTTGGTGAAACTCGTGCCAGTTCCGCTCATCCACAAATTGATGAACCACGGCTTTCAGTTCCTCCACCGTGACCACGTCATCGCGTCTCCCCTCATTCGCTTTCGCGCTTTCGGCTGGGCGATCACTCGCTGAGTCGCTCACGCCAACTCCAAACGGTCATCGGCCACGCGAACGACTTTGGCTTGGATCAAATCATCCTCACGCAACGCGTCGGCGTCTTCAGCTCGTTCGGGAATATCAATCGTCGCGGGAGCGTAACGGCAAGTCGTTCCTTGCAATCGCCCGTCCGAGCCGACTTCTTCAACCAACAACTCCAACTGCGAACCGACCAACGAATCGTAGTAGTCACGACGCAGTTCAGATTCGACCTCGCCCAATCGATCGACACGTTCGGAGATCAACGATTTGTCGAGCTGATCATTACGCTCGGCGGCGGGCGTGCCTTTCCGAGCGGAATACGGGAACGCGTGAATTTTGGAAAATCCCGCTTCCCGACAAGTGCGGAGCGTTTGCTCGAACTCTTCTTCGGTTTCCCCCGGGAATCCAGCGATGATGTCGGTCGTGATGGCGGGTCGATCGAGAGATTCACGCAGCAAACGACAACGATCCAAGAACATTTTGGTGCCCCACCGACGTCGCATGCGACGCAGCACCGAATCGCTTCCGGATTGCAAACACAGGTGCAAGTGCGGCACAACCTTTTCCGGATACTCCGCCATTACCCCAATCAGTTCCCGGGTGACTTCGGTGGCTTCGATGCTGCTCATTCGAATTCGGAACTTGCCCGGGATCTCGCACAGATCGCGAACCAAATGAGCCAATCGCACCCATTCTTCGCGAGGTTTATTGCGGTTCCAGTCGACGCCGTAATGTCCAAGGTGAATTCCCGTCAAAACGACTTCGCGGTGACCGGCGTCCACTAAACGAGTCACCTCGTCGACGATTTCCTGGCTGGGTCGTGAATGCAGTTTGGGCCGGACCATGGGAATGATGCAGTAGCTGCAACGGAGCAAACATCCGTCTTGGACTTTCACGTAGGCACGTTTGCGTCCGGCAAAGCCAGACAGTCCCGTCGGCACATCGATGACGCCGAAGCGGCCCATCAAATCACCCAGTTCTCGCTTGTCCGTCAGCACCTCCACCACACCGGGCAAAGCACCAACCTCCTCAGGAGCCCGCGTGGCGTAGCATCCCATCACGACGATACGAGCGTCCGGGTTCTCGCGGTGCAGACGACGCACGACTTGGCGGCTTTTGGAATCACCGGTTTCCGTCACCGTGCACGTATTGACGATGCACAGATCGGCGGACTCGCCTTCGCCGGCGTCCTCGTAGCCAATGGTTTGCAACCCTTGGCGAACCAATTCCGTTTCATATTGGTTGACCTTGCAGCCCAAGGTCCGAGTTCGAAGTTTCGCCGTCATCAGAAAGAAGTGCTCGTGGGGAAATGCCCGTGGGTTTCGAGCAATCCAACTCAATGGGGTGAAAAGGACGGAAACGGCCGAGTCCGAATCGGGCGGAACGACACCGCAACGGGAAGATGCGATGCGACCAACACCGCGGCGATCGCGATCAAGACATCCAAGATCGCGGAGCCTCGCCGCCTCGTCCGAGAATGCGTTTATCCGCGGGCGGGTTCGATGGTTGCTGACATGCTGCCTTTGCAACGATCCAAACGTTCGTCTTTGCCAAAGGCATGAATTTGGTCGCGTTTCAGTTCAGCCAATTCCAACGTGGTGGTCATACAAATCGCTCGGCCGCTTTTGTCAACCTCTTTGGCGATCTGATACCCCTTTTCGATCGGCATCCGAAACAACTGCTTCATCATTGAAATCACGTAGTCATAGCTGTGGTCGGTGTCGTCCCACAAAATGACGTGATAGGGCGGTTGCCGCTTAGGTTTGCGATCGCTGCGTTGTTGTTCTTCCGGAGCAACCTCGGGTTCAGCGACGGCGGCGGAATGGTCGGACATGCTTCCAAAAACTCCTGTGAAAGCTGGGGCAATCGACGGCGATTCTCAACGCCGCTCAGTGGTCCTGTTTTGACTGTTGAAGTGCTATTGTAGAGGCGTCCAGATGGACCTGTTAGTCCTCAAATACGGATTTTTCCGCATTCGACGGCACGCTGAACCTTTCTTTTTCGCAATGCAAATCGATGGCCCAACCCGAACAATCTGCCACCTCGTCCGCCGCTCAACTGCCCTCGGAAGTTCAATCTCACTTGGATGCAAACCGAGAGCGTCATCAGGAGGAATTGGTCGATTGGCTGAAAATCCCCAGCATCAGCAGCGACTCATCACGTCGCGATGACGTGCACGAAGCGGCAGCTTGGCTCCAGCGAAAATTTGAAGACGCTGGCCTGAGCACCGAACTGATCGCCACCGACGGGTTCCCGCTGCTGGTCGCGTCCACGCCGCCGGTCGACGGAGCCCCCGTCGCCCTGGTCTACGGTCACTACGACGTGCAGCCGCCCGAGCCACTGGATCTATGGACCACGCCTCCGTTTGAGCCATCGATCCGCGACGGCAAGATCTTCGCCCGAGGTGCGACGGACGACAAAGGCCAAGTCCTGACACACATCCACAGCGTTTGTGATTGGGTCGCCAGCGGGCAGTCCTTGCCGCTACAGATCAAATTCTTGATCGAAGGCGAGGAAGAGGTCGGCAGCCAGAACCTGGAGGAACGACTGCCGGATCTGGCGGACAAACTGGCGTGCGACGTGGTCGTCATCAGCGACAGCAGCCAATACGCACCGGGTCGCCCCGCGATCACGTGCGGACTGCGCGGAATTGCCACGTACGAATTGTTCTTGGACGGACCGTCACACGACCTGCACAGCGGCAGCTTCGGCGGCGCGGTGGCCAACCCTGCCATGGCGTTGTGCCAGATGCTCGCCAGCATGAAGAACGCCGATGGCAGCATCGCGGTCGAAGGCATCTACGACGACGTTGCGGCCATTCCCGACATTGAACGCGAAGCGTGGAAAAAACTGGGTGCCGATGACGCTGAATTTGCCAACAGTGTCGGAGCATCGGAACTGCATGGCGAAACCGGCTTCACCACCGACGAACGCCGCTGGGCTCGTCCATCGCTGGACATCAACGGCCTGACCTCAGGCCATCAAGGCGAAGGCGTCAAAACCGTTCTGCCGGCGAAAGCGTCGGCGAAGTTCAGTTTCCGATTGGTCCCCGACCAAGATCCCAAACGATTGACCAAGCTTTTGGAATCACACTTCGAGAAACATTGCCCGCCGGGAATCCACTGGACGCTGAAACCAGATCACGGGGCCGGGGCGATGCTGGCCGATGCCAACAGTCGCTTTGCCAAAGCCGCCAGCGTCGCGATCGAGCAAGCCTTCGGAACGGCCCCCGTCATGATCCGCGAAGGAGGCTCGATTCCGATTTTGGCTCGTTTCCAAGAAGTCTTGAAATGCGATTGCTTGCTGCTCGGATGGGGTCAAGGCGACGATGCCGCTCACAGCCCGAACGAAAAGTTCTCGCTCGATGACTTCCATCGCGGCATCCAAGCCTCCGCGTCCCTCTGGCAATCCATCGCGTCGGTTTGACTTGCCGCCAAACCAACGCGAAATGTTCAAAACATGGAATGATTGCGGCCCGGCTCCGCCGGGCGTTGGCCACTGACCGTGACTCGACTGACGAGTCAATCGATCAATAGTCCGTCGCGGCACCACCGGTTTCGGCGATCGAAACCGTGCTGCCTTTGACCGCTTGTCGAACCTCACGCGTCTCGACTTCCTTCTTTAGTCGAGCGATCGCTTCCTTGATCGGCATCGATCCCAAGTCACCTTCGATCCGGTCACGCAGCGCCACCTGTCCGGTCTCGGCTTCCTTGGGACCAACCACGGCCATGTAGTTGACCAGGTCAATTTGGGCGTTGCGAATCTTCGCTTGCACCTTGCCGTCGCTGGCGTCCACCGTGACTTTCAATCCCGCCTCGTCCAGTTCCTTCGCCACCGCGGTCGCGTACTCCAAGGATTTGTCCGACAGCGGCAACACGCGAACTTGCTCGGGTGACAACCACATCGGGAACGCACCCGCGAAATGCTCGATCAGCATCCCGGTGAATCGTTCCAGCGAACCAAACGGAGCCCGGTGAATCATGACCGGACGGTGCGTCGCGTTGTCGTTGCCCTTGTATTCCAATTTGAAACGTTCGGGCAGGTTGTAATCCAACTGGACCGTTCCCAACTGCCACGAACGTCCGATGCAGTCACGGACCATGAAGTCCGCTTTGGGCCCATAGAACGCGGCTTCCCCGGGCTCTTCGTTGAACGACAAACCGGATTGCTGCAACACGCCGCGAAGCGCTCCTTCGGCGTGATCCCAATTCTCTTCACTGCCGACGTACTTGCTGCTGTCCGGATCACGCAGCGACAACTGAACGCGGTAATCGTCCAACCCAACCGACTCCAACACGAACTTGGTCAGCTCGATCGTCGCGCGGAATTCTTCTTCGACCTGATCCGCGGTGCAGAAAATGTGCGCGTCATCTTGCGTCAGACCACGCACCCGCATCATGCCGTTCAGCTCGCCGGTTTGCTCGTGGCGATAAACCGTTCCGAACTCGAACAAACGCAGCGGTAACTGACGATAGGATCGTGGCTGGGCGCCAAAGATTTGACAGTGGTGCGGGCAATTCATCGGCTTGAGCAAATATCGCTCGTGATTCAGCTGCCACTGATGCAGCACATCTTTCTTCGCGTCGTTGGAAGCGGATGGCTTGTAATCGGGAAGCTTGACGCCAAAGACTTCGGCAGCCGCGATCAGTTTGTCTTCATCGTCCTTGGACAATCCGCCTTGATCCAATCGCGTGCTCCACGCATCCAACAGCCCGCCAACTTCGCTACCAAACAGCGGTGCGAATTGACTGTCGCGATAATACGGGAAGTGACCACTGGTTTCGTACATCTCCACACGGCCAATGTGTGGGCTGTAAACCGGATCGTAACCGCGTGACAGCAATTCGCGTCGCAAGAAGTCTTCCAACGTCACACGAACGCGGGCACCTTTGGGGAGCCACAGACACAAGCCTTGTCCGACCTCGGGATTGATTGCAAAAAGACCATGTTGCTTGCCCAGCACACGGTGGTCGCGGCGTTTGGCTTCTTCGAGTTGCTCCAAGTAGCTCGACAGTTCTTTCTTGTCAAAGAACGCAGTGCCGTAGACACGTTGCAACTGACGACCAGATGCGTCGCCTTTCCAGTAGGCACCGGCCACGCTGAGCAGCTTGATCGCTTTGATCATGCCCGCATGTGGGATGTGAGGTCCACGGCAAAGGTCAACAAACTCGCCTTGACGATAGAAGCTGACGGTCGCCTGATCGCCCAAACCGGTTTCGATGTGCTCGACCTTCAGATCTTGGTCGAGGTCATCACATAACTTTCGAGCTTCGTCCCGTTCCAAGATGAAGCGTTCGAAAGGCTCTTTCGCTTTGATGATCTTTTTGATCTCAGCTTCGATCTTCGGGAAATCATCTTCGCTGAGTTTCTCCGGCATATCGAAGTCGTAATAGAACCCGCCCGAGGTCGTCGGACCGAACGCGAGCGACACGCCTTTGTAGAGACGCATGATCGCGCGAGCCATCACGTGAGCAGCGGAGTGTCGCAGGACATCGAGGGCGGACTCGTCTCGCGTGGTCAGCAAACGAAGCGGAACCACATTGTCTTCATCGGCGATTTCGCCGAGAGGACGGAACGAGTCAACAATGGTGCCCTCCACTTCCGCGGCGACCACGCTGCGAGCGAGACCTTCACTGATCTCTTTCGCGACATCCATCGCGGTGGCGTCAGCGGGCTGGGTTTTCAGCGAACCATCCGGCAAACGGACTTGAACTTCTGCGGCTGAGGAAGAAACGGGGGACGGGGTGGAATCAGCGGACATCAGACAATTTTCTTTCTGAACAGAGATGCGTCGCGAGATACGAAGTCGCGAATCAATGCCAAGAATAGCGGTTCAGGGGGGGACAGCAGAAGTTCAGTTCATGTTCGCGAGAACATTCTCTACCCGAGTTTCATAGCCACTTCACGCGGTCCCATTCCGGGTAAACCTCGCGATTTCCGAGGCGAAACGCCGTTCCGTGTTGCATGACGCGAATTCGTTGGCGGGGGATCTCAGTTGCGACGTTGTGGGTGGTCGATCAAAATACAGGTCCCACCGCCGATTCCCGCCTCGCCTTTACGGCACACTCCAGCCTCCCGATGCTTGTGCAACCTTTCTTGTTTCACCGCAGCGATTTTGTCTCGCCCCAAACGCAACTCTCGCAACCCATTGTTGTCGTGGCGGTCTGGATGGCGATCTTGTTTGCCGCAGGATCTTCGGTTTCCGCCGACGAGCTTTCGTTTCAGGAAGACGTTCGGCCGATTTTGTCGAATCACTGCTTCGCCTGCCACGGCCCCGACGAGACCAACAATGCCGCGGGTTTTCGCCTGGATGTGGAAGGCGAAGCCGACCTGGATGAGGTGCTGGTGCGGATCGAAACCGACGATCCGGACATGATCATGCCGCCGGAGGAGATGCACAAACCTTTGAAACCGGAACAAGTCGCGGTTTTGAAACAGTGGATCGAAGCCGGGGCCCCCTACGAAAAACATTGGGCGTTTGTGACTCCCGCGTCGCCGGAGTTTCCCGACAGCTTGCACGAGAACTGGGAACGCCCGATCGACCGATTCGTGCGTTCAAAGATGGAATCGAAAGGACTGTCGCCGCGTCCACGCGCCGATCGCCGAACTCTGATCCGCCGAGTCGCATTGGACCTGACCGGGCTGCCGCCGACGACCGATGAAATCAACGCCTTCCTGAACGACACGTCCGAAACCGCCTACGAAGACTTGGTCGATCGAATGATGGCCAAGCCCGCTTATGGCGAGCACATGGCACGGTATTGGTTGGACTTGGTTCGCTTTGCCGACACGAACGGCATGCACCATGACCACTACCGAGAGATGACGCCCTATCGCGATTGGGTGATCCGATCGTTCAACAAGAACTTGCCCTTCGATCAATTCATCGTCGATCAAATCGCGGGCGACCTGCACGAAGACCCCAGCATCGATCAGTTGATCGCCTCCGGGTTCAATCGTTTGCACTTGATCATCGACCGCGGAACGGCGTTGCCCGAAGAGAGCTTCGTTAAAAATGTGGTCGATCGAGTCAGCGCCGTTGGCACCGCGTTCATGGGGCTGACGCTGCAGTGCGCGGTCTGCCACGACCACAAATACGATCCGATTTCGCAGAAAGATTTTTATTCGCTGTACGCGTTCTTCAACAACTTTGACGGAGCCCCAGAAACGGGCGGCCGGCGAGGCACCGATTTCCGCCGGGGATTGCAAGCTCCTTACATCGAGTTCCCAAACGAAGAACAAGCCGCCGAACTCGAGCGTCTCGACGCGGAACTGGCTCGGTTGCAATCCGAAGTGAACGAACTGAAGCAACCATCGCCCAAGGCTCCTGAGTCCACGCAGGCAGAATCCACCAAGGCCGAAGCAACCGATGCTTCTGCGCAGGAATCCGAATCAGAAAAAACGCTGGCCAACGAACCAACGCTCACCGAGGAAGAACGCAAACAACGTTTGCAGCAGGCTCAAAACCAAATCGCGAAATTGACGAAGCAGCGTGATAGCATTGTGGTGAATGTGCCAGCCACGCTGGTGATGCGAGAACGCTCGGACATTCGTCCCGCTCACATTCTGATTCGCGGTGCCTACGACGCGCCCGGCGAACCGGTCACTCGTGCGACGCCGTCGTTTTTGCCGCCGATGCCCAACGCCGAGGAGGGCCAAAAGGATCGCATGGACCTGGCTCGCTG contains these protein-coding regions:
- a CDS encoding nucleotide pyrophosphohydrolase, translating into MSDSASDRPAESAKANEGRRDDVVTVEELKAVVHQFVDERNWHEFHQPKNLVMSLAIETAELMEHFQWLTPEEAAGVMNDPQKRHDVGEEVADCLAYLLAIANKLDIDLATTLKAKMIRNAIKYPAPEQS
- the mtaB gene encoding tRNA (N(6)-L-threonylcarbamoyladenosine(37)-C(2))-methylthiotransferase MtaB; protein product: MTAKLRTRTLGCKVNQYETELVRQGLQTIGYEDAGEGESADLCIVNTCTVTETGDSKSRQVVRRLHRENPDARIVVMGCYATRAPEEVGALPGVVEVLTDKRELGDLMGRFGVIDVPTGLSGFAGRKRAYVKVQDGCLLRCSYCIIPMVRPKLHSRPSQEIVDEVTRLVDAGHREVVLTGIHLGHYGVDWNRNKPREEWVRLAHLVRDLCEIPGKFRIRMSSIEATEVTRELIGVMAEYPEKVVPHLHLCLQSGSDSVLRRMRRRWGTKMFLDRCRLLRESLDRPAITTDIIAGFPGETEEEFEQTLRTCREAGFSKIHAFPYSARKGTPAAERNDQLDKSLISERVDRLGEVESELRRDYYDSLVGSQLELLVEEVGSDGRLQGTTCRYAPATIDIPERAEDADALREDDLIQAKVVRVADDRLELA
- a CDS encoding dipeptidase; the encoded protein is MAQPEQSATSSAAQLPSEVQSHLDANRERHQEELVDWLKIPSISSDSSRRDDVHEAAAWLQRKFEDAGLSTELIATDGFPLLVASTPPVDGAPVALVYGHYDVQPPEPLDLWTTPPFEPSIRDGKIFARGATDDKGQVLTHIHSVCDWVASGQSLPLQIKFLIEGEEEVGSQNLEERLPDLADKLACDVVVISDSSQYAPGRPAITCGLRGIATYELFLDGPSHDLHSGSFGGAVANPAMALCQMLASMKNADGSIAVEGIYDDVAAIPDIEREAWKKLGADDAEFANSVGASELHGETGFTTDERRWARPSLDINGLTSGHQGEGVKTVLPAKASAKFSFRLVPDQDPKRLTKLLESHFEKHCPPGIHWTLKPDHGAGAMLADANSRFAKAASVAIEQAFGTAPVMIREGGSIPILARFQEVLKCDCLLLGWGQGDDAAHSPNEKFSLDDFHRGIQASASLWQSIASV
- a CDS encoding ATP-dependent Clp protease adaptor ClpS, with product MSDHSAAVAEPEVAPEEQQRSDRKPKRQPPYHVILWDDTDHSYDYVISMMKQLFRMPIEKGYQIAKEVDKSGRAICMTTTLELAELKRDQIHAFGKDERLDRCKGSMSATIEPARG
- the thrS gene encoding threonine--tRNA ligase, with protein sequence MSADSTPSPVSSSAAEVQVRLPDGSLKTQPADATAMDVAKEISEGLARSVVAAEVEGTIVDSFRPLGEIADEDNVVPLRLLTTRDESALDVLRHSAAHVMARAIMRLYKGVSLAFGPTTSGGFYYDFDMPEKLSEDDFPKIEAEIKKIIKAKEPFERFILERDEARKLCDDLDQDLKVEHIETGLGDQATVSFYRQGEFVDLCRGPHIPHAGMIKAIKLLSVAGAYWKGDASGRQLQRVYGTAFFDKKELSSYLEQLEEAKRRDHRVLGKQHGLFAINPEVGQGLCLWLPKGARVRVTLEDFLRRELLSRGYDPVYSPHIGRVEMYETSGHFPYYRDSQFAPLFGSEVGGLLDAWSTRLDQGGLSKDDEDKLIAAAEVFGVKLPDYKPSASNDAKKDVLHQWQLNHERYLLKPMNCPHHCQIFGAQPRSYRQLPLRLFEFGTVYRHEQTGELNGMMRVRGLTQDDAHIFCTADQVEEEFRATIELTKFVLESVGLDDYRVQLSLRDPDSSKYVGSEENWDHAEGALRGVLQQSGLSFNEEPGEAAFYGPKADFMVRDCIGRSWQLGTVQLDYNLPERFKLEYKGNDNATHRPVMIHRAPFGSLERFTGMLIEHFAGAFPMWLSPEQVRVLPLSDKSLEYATAVAKELDEAGLKVTVDASDGKVQAKIRNAQIDLVNYMAVVGPKEAETGQVALRDRIEGDLGSMPIKEAIARLKKEVETREVRQAVKGSTVSIAETGGAATDY
- a CDS encoding DUF1553 domain-containing protein, yielding MAILFAAGSSVSADELSFQEDVRPILSNHCFACHGPDETNNAAGFRLDVEGEADLDEVLVRIETDDPDMIMPPEEMHKPLKPEQVAVLKQWIEAGAPYEKHWAFVTPASPEFPDSLHENWERPIDRFVRSKMESKGLSPRPRADRRTLIRRVALDLTGLPPTTDEINAFLNDTSETAYEDLVDRMMAKPAYGEHMARYWLDLVRFADTNGMHHDHYREMTPYRDWVIRSFNKNLPFDQFIVDQIAGDLHEDPSIDQLIASGFNRLHLIIDRGTALPEESFVKNVVDRVSAVGTAFMGLTLQCAVCHDHKYDPISQKDFYSLYAFFNNFDGAPETGGRRGTDFRRGLQAPYIEFPNEEQAAELERLDAELARLQSEVNELKQPSPKAPESTQAESTKAEATDASAQESESEKTLANEPTLTEEERKQRLQQAQNQIAKLTKQRDSIVVNVPATLVMRERSDIRPAHILIRGAYDAPGEPVTRATPSFLPPMPNAEEGQKDRMDLARWMVDPSNPLTSRVAVNRFWQQLFGVGLVKTSEDFGAQGQTPSHPELLDHLAIQFMQSGWDVKELMRSMVLSQTYQQTSVAPQEAYAADPGNRWLARGSRYRLDAEVIRDQVLSVCGQLNPTMFGKSVKPPQPEGLWKIVAMPTSYPNSYVADTGDKAYRRSVYTFWKRGLPPPQMTIFDAPNRDSCIARRERTNTPLQALMLMNEPQFFSAATVLANDMLEEDRFAGETDAEAARLIAAFEHITSRPPSESTFESLQHALTAFQKHFQSKPGEAAALIKRCNDPAVQSITDSAEQQRLAAWTMVVHSILNLDCVRTRE
- a CDS encoding ThiF family adenylyltransferase; translation: MAISNPNERYLRQSQYAAIGDEGQSKIQASRVAVLGCGALGSVASELLARAGVGYLRLIDRDLIEWSNLQRQSLYTESDAQQALAKAEAAASHLRQINSSITIEEIVADVQPNNIDQLLDEVDLVIDAADNFTLRLLLNDWSLSKRTPWVHGGCVGATGQVRFFNGTSPCFRCLVPDAPNPGDVATCDTAGVIGPATHLIASLQSAEALKFLSGAAQATNSKVLSVDLWRNQFRAFAIDEGLSSQCPACYGGRYDFLNSAEAGTSQGETLCGRNAVQIPGGTRKIDLAKMVERWTAIAPVQSTRFFTRLKLPDDQTLTLFRDGRAVISGVRDIPHARSIYDRYVGS